The genomic DNA AAACAGGTTTTTGTCTCACAGGGGATTCCTACTCCGGAGTATCAGGTGATATGCTGTACAGGACGTTCAAACAAAGTTGAAGTATTGCCTTTTCCTGTAGTTGTAAAACCTGTGAGTGAAGGTTCAGCTGTTGGAATTAGTGTCGTAAAAAAACGTAAGGATTTCAATGCCGCTGTTTTAGCAGCTGCAAAGTATAACGGGGAAGCGTTGGTTGAGAAGTATATTCCCGGGTATGAACTGACGGTTGGGATAGTTGGAGATAAAGTTTTGCCGGTAGTTGAAATATTACCGAAAAATGAGTTCTATGATTATGAATCAAAATATGCGGTCGGCGGGTCAAGGCATGTAGTCCCCGCAAAGATTCCTCATGGTGCTACGGTTGAGGTTCAGCGTATCGCGTATGCCGCGCATAAAGCGCTTGGGTGTGAAGTAGTAAGCCGTGTTGATGTGCGGTTGACACCTTCACTAAAACCTTATGTTCTTGAGGTGAACACAATTCCCGGGATGACACCCACATCGTTATTGCCGGATGCCGCGCGTGCGGCAGGGTTCGGGTTTAATAACTTAGTGGATACAATTATTAAGTTGTCACTGGATAAGTATAGATAAAATATTTTTGGGGTAGGGATATGTAAAAGTGTTTAGAAAAAAAAGAAGGAATTATCTTAAATCTCATAATTTAACAAAGAAACGTAATTACCGTATACCTTTTAATCAAAGGGTGAAATCGCGTCAAACGAAGTACACGGCAAGGAAAATGTTTACTTTAGCACTGGTTTTTACGGGGATAGTTTTGGTGGTGTACGGTATAGTGAGTGGATTGAATTATTTAACAACGTCTAAGATTTTTAGAATAACTAAGTGGGAGATCAGCGGTGAGGGTATAACGCAAAGTATTAGAAATGGGATTGTGAAGGAGCTGAGATTGATAAACTTGCAGGTTGATAATAATATCTTCAAGTACCCATATAAAAATGTTGAACGGCAAATACTTGCTGGATGTTCAATGGTTGAGAAGGTTAAGATTGTTAGTTATTTACCTGAAAAAGTCGTTATCAACGCTATACCGCGCGTACCGCTGGCGTGGTTTGATTATAAGGGCAGTATTAAGGCTGTTGATACATATGCAAAGGTGTTTGATGCGGAGAATATTGAAGGGTTACCGAAGATTGTTAGTATAACAGGCCTGCATAAGACAGTGGGTTATCTGACACTACTAAAGGCATCGTATCCCGGGCTCTATAAAAACATTGTTACTATCGGCTGTGACAATAATGAATGGATAAAATTTGTTATTCCCGGGAATCTGGAAATATACTGGGGTGAGTTTGATAAAAGAAAAGATAATAACGGTATAATCGCGGGTAAAGTTGCGGCGTTAAATGCCGTAACTGCTGAGGTGGGGAATAAGAAGGATAGTAATTCTCGTTTACTGATTGATTGCAGGTATTACCCTGCAGGCGGGATTGTGGTGAAGTAGTAGGATATGGGGTCAATAATATATATGAGTAATTTAGTGGAAGATAGAAAAGTTTGGTTAGAAAAGTACGGGCTTGCTGTTATTATAGCAGTTGCGCTGGTGATACGCTTGGTGTTTATTTTGGCCTATCAAAAACCAATGGAGCCGGATGCTGAACATTATTTTAGTCTTGCAAATAGTATGTTAAACGGGACGGGTATGGGCGGTAATATTACGCGCCCGCCGGTGTATGTGTTTTTTCTCGCTGCAGTACTGTTTTTGTTTGGGAAAAATGTTATTGCTGTAAAGGTTGTGCAGGTAATGGTCAGTGTTATGGCGGTATTTCTTACATACCTTATTGCGCAGAAGTTGAGTAAGGATAGATGGCTGAAATTAATTGCTGCAGGGATTGTTGCTCTGGACCCGTATATCATATTTTACACAGGTGAGTTATTAACGGAAACGTTGTTTATAACATTATTGATGCTCACGCTATATTTGTTATGTAGTTTTACTGTTAGTGAACGTCAGCGTGTGAGGGATGCTGTGGTTATCGGGTTAGTTATTGGTATAACAATGATGACACGGCCGGTAATTCTTGGGTTTATCATATTTGTCGTTGGGATTGGGTATGTATTGAAAATATATTCTTTACACAGGTTAGGAGTTTTTGGTGTACTATTTCTGGTGTTACTATTGACATTAATGCCATATGCATTACGGAATTATAAACTTACCGGCAAAATGTTGTTTACCAATATTCAAGCTGGATGGACGATGTATGAAGGATTGGATCCTGACTTCCAGGATTGGGATAAGCATACTGCTTGGCAGGTGGCAATGAGGGTTGAGTCAAAAGATATGGATACCTTAGCGAATGACAAGTTTTTCCGGAATAAGTCTTTGAGGTATATTAAAGAGCATCCCGGAGAATTTTTGGTGCTGTGTCTCCGTAAACTTTATAAGTATTGGAGATTATACCCGTACTATCCGCAGTCACAGTTGTATAAATTTATAGGTTATGTGTTCACTTTGCCATTGTATGTTTTAGCGGTTATAGGCGCGTATTATTTCTTTAAAGAACAAAAACGCGGGTTTTTTGTATTGTCATCATTAGTAGTTTATTATTGTTTAACAGCAATACTGTTCTGGACGCAAATACGTTACCGTGTACCGTTGCAGCCAGTGTTATCCATATTTGCCGCAGCGGGAATTGTTGGTGTTGCTGGGAAGTTAAGTAATAAAAATGCGGGTACAGGAAATATATAAATGATGTTACCACGGGTTTTTCATTTAATTACTAGTTTGAAAGTCGGGGGGACTGAACGTTTTGTTCAATCAGTAATTAATGGGTTAAAAGATAAGTATGAGTTCTCAGTCGGGTATATAAAAGAGCGCGGGTTAGTGGCAGATGAACTTGAGAACGCGGGTATACGGATAATACATCTGCCGGGGTTAAACGCTATCTACAAACATTTAAAAGAAAATAAGTATGAGGTTATGCATACCCATCTTTACCGCGCAAATATTTATGGCCGTATTGCCGGTAAACTTGTGGGTGTGCCTATCATAATATCAAGCCAGAGGGCGATTGATGCATGGAAGAAATGGTACCACGTGTTTCTAGACTGTTTTACATCCCAATGGTGTAAACGGGTGGTAGCTAATTCAGAAGCCACAAAACTGTTGTTATCTTCAAGGGAACGTATAAGTGACAAAAAAGTAGTGGTGGTACATAATGGTATTGATTTGAATTATTATAATAACAAAAACGGTGATACTGTAAAAACGGGTATCACGCCGGGAAATAAGGTTGTTCTCTGTGTTCTCAGGTTGCATAAAGAAAAAGGTGCGGATTTATTGCCTAAGATATTTAAGGGAATCACTGCGGTGCATCCTGATACAAAGTTTGTTGTGGTTGGGGATGGCCCGGAAGTGGTTAAGATAAAAGCAGAAATTAAATTATTGGGGATCGGTGAAAACGTTGTCTTTGCAGGTGAACAAAAGGATGTGCGTCCATATTACTCCATAGCAGATATTTTGTTGTTGCCTTCACGTGAAGAAAGTTTTCCACAGGTTGTGCTTGAAGCGTTTGCGTATAGTGTCCCAGTGATCGCGTCAGATGTTGGCGGAGTTAAGGAAATTGTGAAAGATGGGGTTAATGGGTATACGGTTGAACCGGGAAACATAACGGTATTGGTTGAGAAGACTGTACAGTTGTTAACCGATGATAAGGTTCGTGAAAAAATGGCGGGGAATGCTCTGGGTGATGTAAAACAGTTTGATATAAAATTAATGTGGCAAAAAATTGATAATATATATTCTGAGTTGATAAATAAAGTGGAATTATAAGGAGTGAATAGTGTTGTGGGTTCAAAGATATTATCGATAATCATACCGGCATACAATGAAGAAAATACGATTGCGCAAACGCTGAAGAAGGTTTTGGAAGTTGACCTCAAGGAATTGAGTGTTGAAAAAGAAATTATTGTAGTCGATGACGGGTCGAAGGATAATACTTATGGAATTATTAAGGATATACCGGGTATTAAAGTTGTTAAGAAAGAAAATAACGGGGGTAAAGGTACAGCGATTGTTGAGGGGTTAAGGAACGTTACAGGTGAAATTGTTCTTATACAGGACGCTGATCTTGAATATGATCCCGGGGATTATCCGGCATTAATTACACCTATACTTGATGGGAAAGCGGATATTGTTTATGGGTCAAGGTTTATGAGTAAAAAACGGCCGGAGAATATGAAACTAAAGTTTTATCTTGGCAACCGAGTTCTCGCGGGGTTAACAAATTTATTGTACGGTAGCGCAATAACGGATGAAGCAACTTGTTACAAAGTCTTCCGTACGAAACTGCTTAAACAATTGAAGTTGGAATGCCGGCAATTTGAGTTCTGCCCGGAAGTTACTGCCAAACTATTAAAAAAAGGGTATAAAATACACGAAGTTCCTGTTACCTATTTTGGGCGTAGCGTAGAGGAAGGGAAGAAAATTGGGTGGAAAGACGGTGTACAGGCGGTACAGACACTGTTGAAGTACAGGTTTAAGGATTAGGTGTAAAAGAATACGGAGTAGATATTATGGAAGTAAAGCTTTTAGATTTAAAGCGTACAGAAAAAGAGGTTGAGGATAAAATAGTCGCGGCGGTTACTAAAATTATTCGTGAAAAACGTTTTATTCTTGGTTCGGAAGTTAAGGAATTTGAAAAACATTTTGCTGAATATTCCGGGGTAAAACATGCGTTAGCAGTTGCGTCGGGTACTGCGGGGATACATATTGGCCTGTTGGCAGCGGGAGTGAAACCCGGGGATGCTGTAGTTACAACGCCGTTTACTTTTACTGCAACAGGTGAATGTGTAGTGCATACAACAGAAAACCTAAGGTTTGTGGATATCGACCCGGAAACGTGTTGTTTGGATATCGATAAACTTGAAACCTTATGTAAAAAACAAAAGGTTGATTATGTGATGCCGGTACATCTGTATGGCCACCCGGTTGATATGGATAAAC from Elusimicrobiota bacterium includes the following:
- a CDS encoding D-alanine--D-alanine ligase, whose protein sequence is MKINTGKNKVGKIGVLYGGWSTEREVSLVSGKAVFTAVKELGYNAELIDFRRDWWKTRLDLSKYGFIFNILHGTNGEDGKLQGLLDLLGVKYSGCGALASALAMDKVKAKQVFVSQGIPTPEYQVICCTGRSNKVEVLPFPVVVKPVSEGSAVGISVVKKRKDFNAAVLAAAKYNGEALVEKYIPGYELTVGIVGDKVLPVVEILPKNEFYDYESKYAVGGSRHVVPAKIPHGATVEVQRIAYAAHKALGCEVVSRVDVRLTPSLKPYVLEVNTIPGMTPTSLLPDAARAAGFGFNNLVDTIIKLSLDKYR
- a CDS encoding glycosyltransferase family 39 protein, with protein sequence MSNLVEDRKVWLEKYGLAVIIAVALVIRLVFILAYQKPMEPDAEHYFSLANSMLNGTGMGGNITRPPVYVFFLAAVLFLFGKNVIAVKVVQVMVSVMAVFLTYLIAQKLSKDRWLKLIAAGIVALDPYIIFYTGELLTETLFITLLMLTLYLLCSFTVSERQRVRDAVVIGLVIGITMMTRPVILGFIIFVVGIGYVLKIYSLHRLGVFGVLFLVLLLTLMPYALRNYKLTGKMLFTNIQAGWTMYEGLDPDFQDWDKHTAWQVAMRVESKDMDTLANDKFFRNKSLRYIKEHPGEFLVLCLRKLYKYWRLYPYYPQSQLYKFIGYVFTLPLYVLAVIGAYYFFKEQKRGFFVLSSLVVYYCLTAILFWTQIRYRVPLQPVLSIFAAAGIVGVAGKLSNKNAGTGNI
- a CDS encoding glycosyltransferase is translated as MMLPRVFHLITSLKVGGTERFVQSVINGLKDKYEFSVGYIKERGLVADELENAGIRIIHLPGLNAIYKHLKENKYEVMHTHLYRANIYGRIAGKLVGVPIIISSQRAIDAWKKWYHVFLDCFTSQWCKRVVANSEATKLLLSSRERISDKKVVVVHNGIDLNYYNNKNGDTVKTGITPGNKVVLCVLRLHKEKGADLLPKIFKGITAVHPDTKFVVVGDGPEVVKIKAEIKLLGIGENVVFAGEQKDVRPYYSIADILLLPSREESFPQVVLEAFAYSVPVIASDVGGVKEIVKDGVNGYTVEPGNITVLVEKTVQLLTDDKVREKMAGNALGDVKQFDIKLMWQKIDNIYSELINKVEL
- a CDS encoding glycosyltransferase family 2 protein, with translation MGSKILSIIIPAYNEENTIAQTLKKVLEVDLKELSVEKEIIVVDDGSKDNTYGIIKDIPGIKVVKKENNGGKGTAIVEGLRNVTGEIVLIQDADLEYDPGDYPALITPILDGKADIVYGSRFMSKKRPENMKLKFYLGNRVLAGLTNLLYGSAITDEATCYKVFRTKLLKQLKLECRQFEFCPEVTAKLLKKGYKIHEVPVTYFGRSVEEGKKIGWKDGVQAVQTLLKYRFKD